Part of the Leucobacter insecticola genome is shown below.
AGTACAGAGCCCAGGCGATGCTGACCGTGACGCAGCTTGAGTTTGCCTCGATGGTTGTCCTCGTGAACTGGGAAGGTCTCTCAACGCCGGATCTTTCGACCGTGATGGCTCTTGTGAGTCACCTCAGTCCGCAGGCACGTCTGCGGCTGGATCACGGCGGTGTCGAGCTGCCCGACACGCGTCAGCAGTATGAAGCTTCACAGGATCGTCCCGGCTGGGTCTCGATCCTGAACGGCGAGCATGATCCGCACATGACCGATCTGCGGGTTACTGGCTTCCGCTACGAGCAGCTCAAGCCATTGCACCCCGAGCGGTTGCAGGTGCTGCTGAACGAGCGGATCGCGCCGGGGGAGTTTGGTACCGTGGTGCGTTCGGCCGGCATGTGTAGGCTCGCGACCCGGCCCGGCGTCGTCGGCGAGTGGGAGCATGTGGGACAGGTGTTCTCGCTCGAGCCGCTTGAGGCTGATGTGGCGATGCTCGCGGATCTTGACGAGGGCAGCCAGGACAGTGGGCGCGATATCCTCGCGCTCGGGCAGGATCTCGCGTTCATCGGACTCGACCTCGATGCGACCGCACTATCCGAGGCGCTTGACGACGCAGCGCTCAGCGACGATGAGGTTGCTGCTGGCCCCGCTGCCTGGGCGCAGTACCATGACCCATTTCCCGCTTGGCAGGGGATCGCGGAACACTCTGAGTAGCGATCCCGAATGTGGTGGGTGGAGGGTTCAGCGAAGTGAGCGCGCGACGCGGGATTCGCGCTGCGTGTGGTTCGTGAACCTCGGTCAGCGGCAGTCGCAGCGATCAGCCTCGGGCACGCCGTAGAGTGCGTCCTCGATATGCTGGCCGCAGCCGGTCCAGGTCGGCTTATCGCAGGTTGAGCAGGTGATTCGTGCGCACATGGGGGGTCCTTTCTACGGGCACGGATGTGGGGTTAGGAGCTGGGCTCTGTCTCGTGCTCAGCAATTTGCCTGCGCACGTCATCCATATCGAGCTCGCGGGCTCCCTGGATGAGTTGGTCAAGTTGCTGCGCGCGGAGAGCACCAGGCTGAGCATAGACCAAGATCCCGTCACGGAAAACCATGAGCGTGGGAATGGACGTGATCTGGAACTCGGCGGCGAGTTGCTGCTCGGCCTCGGTATCGACTTTCGTGAAGAGAATGTCGGGGTGCTGCTCTGAGGCCTGCTCGAAGACGGGCGCAAATGCTCGGCAGGGGCCACACCATGCAGCCCAGAAGTCAACGAAGACGATCCCTTCGCCCTCAACGGCGGGTGCGAACTCCTCGTGCGTGAGGTCTTTGGTTGCCATGGCCTGGGGTTCCTTTCTCGTTGCTCAGCGTCCGAACAGGCGCGCGAAGAACCCGCCTCGCTCCGTCTTCGCCGCGTCGATCTGGGCTTGCGAATGCTTGCCCCCACACCAGTCGGATGATGGAACACTCATTTTCACCATTGCTACGTGCTGTCCGCAGCCCGCCCAGGTCGTTTTGCCGCAGGTACGACACTTGACTGCTCTGCACATGCTGTGATCCTCAATCTCTCAAAACTCAAACAATACCCCAGGGTATCGTGTGTTATGTAAGACTATACCTCCCCGGATGTCTTGGTTGTCAAACTGAATCCTGTGGCGCAGTGGCCAGGAATCGCCCCGGCAACTTTCACACTGACACGGGCGAGGATAGCTGCCAGACTGGGGGCGTGACTGACACTCAAAACGGCCGCGTCGCGGTCTACCTCGACTTCGATAACATTGTGCTCTCCTGGTATGACCGGGTGCACGGACGAAACTCCTATGCGCGGGATCGGCAGCGCATCGCCGAGGATGCGACGAACCCTGAGATTTCGGCCCGCCTGGAGGCTGCGCGTGTCGATGTTGGTGCGATCATCGACTACGCTTCGTCGTTCGGCACGCTCGTGTTGACTCGTGCGTACGCCGACTGGTCGGCCCCGGTGAACGCCGACTACCGCTCGCAGCTGGTCGCGCGCGCGATCGACCTCGTGCAACTGTTTCCGGCCGCCGCATACGCCAAAAATGGCGCTGATATTCGCCTCGCCGTGGACACCGTGGAAGACATGTTTCGACTGCAGGATCTCACCCACGTGGTGATCGTTGCGGGTGACTCCGACTATGTGCCGCTCGCGCAGCGCTGCAAGCGGCTCGGCCGGTACGTGGTGGGGATTGGCGTTGCCGGATCCACCGCGAAAGCACTCACCGCCGCGTGTGACGAGTTCGCCTCCTATGATTCGTTGCCTGGCGTCGAGTTGCCGAAGCGCGAGCAGTCAGCGAAGCAGCAGAAGCGGGCGAAGATCCAGCCCGCCGAGAAGCCGGCATTGAAGCCGGTGGAAGAGCTAGATCCCGCGGAGCGGGGGGTGCTTGCGGATCTCACTGATCTCGCGAGTTTTCGAGGAACGGGGATCTTGCGCCGTTTGAACTTCACGATGCCGGCGACGGGTCGGAGCATCTCGCGAGCGAGGATGTTGAAGACGATTCCGAAATAGCGGTCACGGGTTTGTTGATCCGCGCGCTCTGGCTTGGGCAAGAGAAGGATGACTCGGGCTGGCTACACAGTTCCGCCGTGAAGCAGCAGATGCGCCGCATGGATCCCTCGTTTAACGAGAAGGCGCTCGGGTTTCGTTCCTTTTCCGACTTTCTCAAATCCCGTTCCGATATTGCTGAGCTTGAGGAAACGGGGCACGAGCGGCTGGTGCGTTTGCGGGATCAAGCGCCCTAGGTGGCGCGAAGCTGAGTGTAGACCCCTATTGTTCACAGCTTAAGCGATATATCGTTGAGTATCGTTAGCTATATCGCTAAGGATCAGCGAAGGAGAGCATCATGAGTAATTCATTCCCTACAGGCGGCTTTGGCGCGGGTGTTCACACCGACAGCATGTGGCAGGCACTCGATCAGCTGCGGGCAAGGTTTGAGAAGCGCGCGGGTTCACGGGTTGGCCGCGGCGACGTGCGCTCGGCCGTGCTCGCGCTGCTCGCGGAGGCGCCGATGCATGGCTACCAGATCATCCGCGAGATCGACGAGCGCAGCGGCGGAAGCTGGAAACCGAGTGCCGGATCCGTGTACCCGACGCTGCAGCTGCTCGCAGACGAGGGCCTCATCGAGGCGACCGAAGAGGGCGGCCGCAAGACCTATGCGCTCACGGAGAGTGGCCGCGAGGTTGCCGCTGAAGACGCAGGATCGCTGCCCTGGGCTGATCCTGAGCCTCACGATTGGGGTCGGCATGGTGCCCTGCCAAAGTCTGGCATGGAGCTTGCGCAGGCGGCCACGCAGGTGGGCCGCTCGGGTTCGCCCGAGCAGATCGAGCAGGCGGTAACGGTGCTTGACGAGGCCCGCAAGCGCCTCTACGCAATCCTCGCCCAGGACTAACGCGGTGCCCGAGGTTCGGCCAGAGTCGTCCACAACGACTGTGCCATCCCGAGAGGGCAAAGCGCGATACCGCAGAATCCTGCGCTTCGCCGGCTGGAACCTCGCGGTGACGTGGTGGTTCGAGCTGGTGCTGCCCCGGATCGGCCTCGCGCGGCTGGCCGAGCGCACACGCTCGCAGCGGATGCAGCGGTTCGCCAGGCGGTTCCACGGGCTGGCGGTCGAGTTCGGTGGGCTCATGATCAAGGTCGGGCAGTTCATGTCGTCGCGCCTGGACGTGTTGCCTCCCGAGATCACCGACGAGCTCGAGGGGCTGCAAGACGAGGTTCCGGCTGTGCCCTTCGCCGCGATCCGGGAGCGCGCCGAATCAGAACTCGGCATGCCGCTTGAACGGGCATTTGCCTCGGTCGACGAGACACCGATCGCGGCCGCATCGCTGGGCCAGGCGTACCGCGCCCGCTTGACGCCCTCCGACGCCGCAGACACCGGTCTCGATACGGTCGTGATGAAGGTGCAGCGGCCCGATATCGACCTCATTGTCGAGGTGGATCTGGCGGCGCTGCGCAGGGTCGCTGGCTGGTTGAGTCGCGTCAAGATGGTGTCGAAGCGGGTGGATATGCCGGCGCTGGTCGAAGAGTTCGCGGAGACAACCCACGAAGAAATCGACTATCTCCACGAGGCGGCAAGCGCCGAGCGGTTCAGGGGTGACTTTGCGGCGGACTCTCGGATCGCGGTGCCCGAGGTGGTGTGGGAACGCAGCACGCGGCGAGTGTTGACCCTCGAAGATGTCACCGCGATTAAGATCACCGATGCGGCGGGGCTGAGAGCCGCGGGGATTGACCCGGCGGCGGTCGCGGCGGTCTTTGCCGACGTCATGTTTGACCAGTTCTTCAGCCACGGCTTCTTCCACGCCGATCCGCACCCCGGCAATATCTTTGTAACGCCCACGGGTGTTGCCGGCGTGGATCCTGGCCCGGATTCTAGCCCGGGCTCAGAAACACCGCCGTGGCGGCTCACTTTCATCGATTTCGGCATGATGGGGGAGGTTACGGCCACGACGCGCAGCGGGCTTCGCAAACTCTTGATCGCCGCGGCCTCTCGTGACGGCAAAGCGCTCGTCGCCGCGATCCGCGATATCGGGGTGCTGATGCCATCGGCCGAAACGACCGAGCTTGAGCGTGCGATGACCCAGCTTTTCGCGCGGTTCGGTGGCATGGGGTTCGCTGAGCTACGGGATGTTGATCCCCGCGAATTCCACGATTTTGCTGTCGAGTTTGGTGAGACGGTGCGCGCACTGCCGTTCCAGCTCCCAGAGAACTTCTTGCTGCTCGTGCGCGCCATCTCGCTCACCTCGGGCGTGTGCAGCGCGCTTGAGCCCGAGTTTAACCTGTGGGATTCGGTGGAGCCGTATGCGCAGCAGCTGCTGAAGGACGAAGGTGGCAACTTCGTAAAGGATTTCGCGAATGAGGCGGTGCAGATCGCTGGGATCGCGTGGCGGCTTCCGAAACGGTTGGACGCGCTCATCGATCGGATCGAAGACGGCTCGGTCGCGGTGTCCACGCCTCAGCTTGATCGCAAACTCGCCAGACTTGAGCGTTTGGGGCGGCGCGTCGTCTCGGCCGTCATCTTCGGCACACTGCTCATTGCGGGCGCCGTGCTCACTGCAAACGATGCGGCGTTCGGGATCGTGCTGATGTCGGTGTCTGCGTTACCTCTGTCACACGCCCTATTCGCCCGCCGCTGAAGCTGCGCGGTTCGTCCTCTGCGCCTGCCGGCGTCCGCCTCCTCACCCTGCGCGAACCGTAACGAAATGGATCAACGAAGGCCATTTCGGGGGATAATGGAGTATGGCGTCAGGGAAGGAGCGAGACGTGACGCAGACGGCTCCCTCTGCTGAGCGTGCACTCCAGGAGATGGAAATGTTGCGCGCAATCCGCGGTTTTGGTGATGCTCAGGATCGCATGCACGGCGGCATGAAGCACGGCATGGACATGAACGCTTCTGACCTCGCAGCGCTGAGGCTCATCATCATTCGCGAGGAGCAGCAGCGCACGGTAACTCCGCGCGAGATCGCAACTCATCTGCGCATTTCGACCGCATCGACGACCAAATTGTTGGACCGCTTAACCGACTCAGGCCACGTGCGGCGGGTTGCGCACGCAACGGATCGCCGTGCACGAGTGATCGAACTCACCGACACAGCTCGCACCGAATTCTTTAGACTGTTCGGCCCGCAACTCTCGGCCATGCGCGACGCCCTCAGCGGGTTTTCGGACGATGAACTCGCCGCCGCATCCCGTGTGATCGCGGCCGTTAGCGCGGCAATCGATCCGGAAGCTGGCTAAGCGACACCTCGCGACCAAGGATGTTTCGGGCGGCCCTGTGGCCTGAGAGCAGCGCCGCGGTCACGGTGGCGGGATCGTCCGTCCAGGTGGCCTCGCCAGCAATGTGCAGCACGCCCCCGACCGGGGTGGCAAGCAGGTCGTGGTCCTCGGGTGTCGATCCCACCTTCATGTATGCGTAGGAGCCGCGGGCGAAAGGATCATCCTGCCAGTCGGTAATGTCTACCTGGATCGGCTGAGGTACCCGATCCCCATAGAGCCGCTGCAGCGCCTCCATGATGGAGGTAACGATTGCCGACTCGTCCCACTTCCGGGTCGCGACCGCGCAGGGGCCGGCTGCGAAGGTGAGGAGTGTCGGTTCGCCGTGCAGTGCCGTCAGGTCGTACCAAGAGTGCCACCACTCGCCAGCTTTTCCCTGCTGCCGAATCGCGTACACGCCATCGTCCCAAAACTTCCGGGGGAAACGGAGAAACACCTTCTCGAAGTTGTTCATTTCGAGCCGGTCGAGCGCACCAGCCACCGGTTCAGGAAGCGCGGGCGTAATCTTGAAATCAGCGGACTTGAGCACCCCGACGGGGACGGTGACCACGGCTTGGGCCGCGGTGAAGTCACCATGATCGGTGGTAACGGTGACGCCGCCGTCGGCCCACGCCACTTGCGATACCTTGTGGCCGAGACGCACATCGAGCCCGTCACCGAGGCGAGTAGACAGCACGTCATAGCCGTCCGGAAACACGACCTCGTCGCCGTCGATCGAGTCGTCATCGAGGCCGTGTGCGTCGAGGTCATCGATCCACACCCCGTACTGCTCTTCGCTGCGGTGCCGCAGGTATTCGCGCACCCGCATAGTCCGCTCGGGATCCCACCCCTGCTGGGCGAGTGTTGCCTCGACGGCTTCACCATACGAGGTTCCCGGAGCAGACACCGCGATCAGCTCGGCGAGCTGCGCGTCCACAGCGTGAATATCAGCGACGTAGGCAGCGGCCTCAGTATCACTCAACCGGATGCCGTCGGGGGAGTAGTGAGCAATGGGGCGGCTGTCCGCTTGATAACCGCCAACGGTGAACTCAACGGTCTTCATGCCGAGCTGATGCACAAGATC
Proteins encoded:
- a CDS encoding OST-HTH/LOTUS domain-containing protein, giving the protein MKQQMRRMDPSFNEKALGFRSFSDFLKSRSDIAELEETGHERLVRLRDQAP
- a CDS encoding MarR family winged helix-turn-helix transcriptional regulator, with protein sequence MTQTAPSAERALQEMEMLRAIRGFGDAQDRMHGGMKHGMDMNASDLAALRLIIIREEQQRTVTPREIATHLRISTASTTKLLDRLTDSGHVRRVAHATDRRARVIELTDTARTEFFRLFGPQLSAMRDALSGFSDDELAAASRVIAAVSAAIDPEAG
- a CDS encoding GTP-binding protein is translated as MGLTRGIVDEINVLAVVGSCAPERFRHAARLASAAGRVFFPAQRLGLAADPIQEALALIPWTDRPAGAVCEFPTATHPTEIIGAFADEPTRVSLRGIVCVADAMHLLSDLQRDQYLTRTEVLPDGVVTEYRAQAMLTVTQLEFASMVVLVNWEGLSTPDLSTVMALVSHLSPQARLRLDHGGVELPDTRQQYEASQDRPGWVSILNGEHDPHMTDLRVTGFRYEQLKPLHPERLQVLLNERIAPGEFGTVVRSAGMCRLATRPGVVGEWEHVGQVFSLEPLEADVAMLADLDEGSQDSGRDILALGQDLAFIGLDLDATALSEALDDAALSDDEVAAGPAAWAQYHDPFPAWQGIAEHSE
- the trxA gene encoding thioredoxin; this encodes MATKDLTHEEFAPAVEGEGIVFVDFWAAWCGPCRAFAPVFEQASEQHPDILFTKVDTEAEQQLAAEFQITSIPTLMVFRDGILVYAQPGALRAQQLDQLIQGARELDMDDVRRQIAEHETEPSS
- a CDS encoding ABC1 kinase family protein, with the protein product MPSREGKARYRRILRFAGWNLAVTWWFELVLPRIGLARLAERTRSQRMQRFARRFHGLAVEFGGLMIKVGQFMSSRLDVLPPEITDELEGLQDEVPAVPFAAIRERAESELGMPLERAFASVDETPIAAASLGQAYRARLTPSDAADTGLDTVVMKVQRPDIDLIVEVDLAALRRVAGWLSRVKMVSKRVDMPALVEEFAETTHEEIDYLHEAASAERFRGDFAADSRIAVPEVVWERSTRRVLTLEDVTAIKITDAAGLRAAGIDPAAVAAVFADVMFDQFFSHGFFHADPHPGNIFVTPTGVAGVDPGPDSSPGSETPPWRLTFIDFGMMGEVTATTRSGLRKLLIAAASRDGKALVAAIRDIGVLMPSAETTELERAMTQLFARFGGMGFAELRDVDPREFHDFAVEFGETVRALPFQLPENFLLLVRAISLTSGVCSALEPEFNLWDSVEPYAQQLLKDEGGNFVKDFANEAVQIAGIAWRLPKRLDALIDRIEDGSVAVSTPQLDRKLARLERLGRRVVSAVIFGTLLIAGAVLTANDAAFGIVLMSVSALPLSHALFARR
- a CDS encoding NYN domain-containing protein, which produces MTDTQNGRVAVYLDFDNIVLSWYDRVHGRNSYARDRQRIAEDATNPEISARLEAARVDVGAIIDYASSFGTLVLTRAYADWSAPVNADYRSQLVARAIDLVQLFPAAAYAKNGADIRLAVDTVEDMFRLQDLTHVVIVAGDSDYVPLAQRCKRLGRYVVGIGVAGSTAKALTAACDEFASYDSLPGVELPKREQSAKQQKRAKIQPAEKPALKPVEELDPAERGVLADLTDLASFRGTGILRRLNFTMPATGRSISRARMLKTIPK
- a CDS encoding PadR family transcriptional regulator, with amino-acid sequence MSNSFPTGGFGAGVHTDSMWQALDQLRARFEKRAGSRVGRGDVRSAVLALLAEAPMHGYQIIREIDERSGGSWKPSAGSVYPTLQLLADEGLIEATEEGGRKTYALTESGREVAAEDAGSLPWADPEPHDWGRHGALPKSGMELAQAATQVGRSGSPEQIEQAVTVLDEARKRLYAILAQD
- a CDS encoding flavin monoamine oxidase family protein, which produces MNTIDTVVIGGGVSGLTAARLLTQAGQNVVVLEARTRLGGRLWTDRTDGTITDRGASWIHGINNSPLADLVHQLGMKTVEFTVGGYQADSRPIAHYSPDGIRLSDTEAAAYVADIHAVDAQLAELIAVSAPGTSYGEAVEATLAQQGWDPERTMRVREYLRHRSEEQYGVWIDDLDAHGLDDDSIDGDEVVFPDGYDVLSTRLGDGLDVRLGHKVSQVAWADGGVTVTTDHGDFTAAQAVVTVPVGVLKSADFKITPALPEPVAGALDRLEMNNFEKVFLRFPRKFWDDGVYAIRQQGKAGEWWHSWYDLTALHGEPTLLTFAAGPCAVATRKWDESAIVTSIMEALQRLYGDRVPQPIQVDITDWQDDPFARGSYAYMKVGSTPEDHDLLATPVGGVLHIAGEATWTDDPATVTAALLSGHRAARNILGREVSLSQLPDRLPR